A single Geoanaerobacter pelophilus DNA region contains:
- the dnaX gene encoding DNA polymerase III subunit gamma/tau, which produces MSYLVLARKWRPLLFSDLVGQEHVSQTLQNAIQTGRVAHAFLFTGARGVGKTSAARILAKALTCEHGPAVEPCNACPACEEITSGVAVDVIEIDGASNTGVDDVRELRDNVKYLPSRLRSKIFIIDEVHMLSTSAFNALLKTLEEPPSHVKFIFATTEPHKVPITILSRCQRFDFRRIALPVVVSRLRYIVDQEGVAISDASLAMVGRKGDGSMRDSLSTLDQVLAFCGTTVSEEDVVALLGVVDRRLLVKASQSVFSRDSRLLLEIVKQVDANGYNIRQFCQELVEHFRLITLSKAVGDISEYAELSEVELNEIHGQAQLVELADLYRHVALLIKAESDMAQTGFPRLILEMALLKMAMLVPVLPAQELLSRLDGLRGAMSATGMVASPPPAWAREAAPRQLPPVNRPPAKELSPPATPVVAKEEPSRAVSSAAPGEALSFVADWSGFVEWISREKPMIGSLLEDARPVVATDGALEITFPLNSFHYSALNSPGILADLNGLAKQHFGAATTVRLKTSSTVAGDAPMSISEKKSLDRAERSRQLEETAKANPLVQAAVELFGSQIGKIEPLK; this is translated from the coding sequence GTGTCATACCTTGTACTAGCTCGAAAATGGCGGCCTCTGCTCTTCAGTGATCTGGTAGGCCAGGAACATGTCAGTCAGACCCTGCAGAATGCGATTCAAACCGGTCGGGTTGCCCACGCATTCCTGTTCACCGGCGCCAGGGGGGTTGGCAAGACCAGCGCTGCCAGGATTTTGGCAAAGGCCCTTACCTGCGAGCATGGACCGGCGGTTGAACCATGCAATGCTTGTCCTGCCTGTGAGGAGATAACTTCTGGCGTAGCGGTTGATGTCATCGAAATCGATGGCGCCTCAAATACTGGTGTTGACGATGTTCGTGAACTGCGGGATAACGTCAAATACCTTCCGTCAAGGCTTCGCTCCAAGATATTCATCATTGATGAAGTGCATATGCTCTCAACCAGTGCCTTCAACGCCCTGCTCAAGACCCTGGAAGAGCCCCCGTCGCACGTAAAATTCATTTTTGCCACCACTGAACCTCACAAAGTCCCGATAACGATCCTTTCTCGCTGCCAAAGATTTGATTTCAGGCGGATTGCCCTGCCTGTCGTGGTTTCCCGTCTTCGTTATATCGTTGATCAAGAGGGGGTTGCAATTTCCGATGCCTCACTGGCAATGGTTGGCCGTAAGGGCGACGGGAGTATGCGAGACTCCCTGTCAACGCTTGATCAGGTACTTGCGTTTTGCGGTACCACAGTTTCCGAAGAGGATGTTGTCGCTCTGTTGGGGGTTGTCGATCGGCGCCTGCTGGTCAAGGCATCGCAATCGGTTTTTAGCCGGGATTCGCGATTATTGCTTGAAATAGTGAAGCAGGTTGATGCAAATGGCTACAATATAAGGCAGTTTTGCCAGGAGCTGGTTGAGCATTTTCGTCTGATAACACTCAGTAAGGCCGTTGGCGATATCTCGGAGTATGCGGAACTTTCCGAAGTTGAACTAAATGAGATTCACGGACAGGCCCAGTTGGTTGAACTTGCTGATCTTTATCGCCATGTGGCTCTGCTGATTAAAGCTGAAAGTGATATGGCCCAAACTGGTTTCCCGAGGCTTATCCTGGAGATGGCATTGCTCAAGATGGCCATGCTTGTGCCGGTGCTTCCTGCCCAGGAACTGCTGTCGCGTCTTGATGGCTTGCGTGGCGCAATGTCGGCAACCGGGATGGTCGCTTCTCCTCCGCCGGCATGGGCACGTGAAGCAGCTCCTCGACAGCTGCCCCCTGTCAACCGCCCACCTGCAAAAGAACTTTCTCCTCCTGCGACGCCTGTTGTCGCAAAGGAAGAGCCTTCTCGTGCCGTTTCCAGTGCGGCACCTGGGGAGGCATTGTCTTTTGTCGCTGATTGGTCAGGTTTTGTGGAGTGGATCAGCAGGGAGAAGCCGATGATCGGGTCGCTGCTGGAAGATGCACGACCTGTCGTTGCCACAGACGGTGCCCTGGAAATCACTTTCCCGCTCAACTCTTTTCATTACAGTGCGCTCAACTCTCCAGGGATACTCGCCGACCTGAATGGATTGGCAAAGCAGCATTTTGGCGCTGCGACGACGGTGCGTTTGAAAACATCCAGTACTGTTGCCGGTGACGCTCCAATGAGCATTTCGGAAAAAAAAAGCCTTGATCGTGCCGAGCGCTCTCGGCAGCTAGAAGAGACAGCTAAGGCTAATCCGTTGGTCCAGGCGGCAGTAGAGCTGTTTGGCAGCCAGATAGGGAAGATTGAGCCGCTAAAATAG
- a CDS encoding restriction endonuclease FokI C-terminal domain-containing protein, translated as MPILDDKQRQRAVEVMQEYLQAPAVAGGKTPLEDDAELDVKRVEVIQTLLQPLLSSFLNGQIPVQDFKSSIDSINKKNELWGFKGIKGQMFFNMVVNVADDIEECKQELISALSVPDSEVLASSRIKTFTSYIKRIGEGWVNSGNTKYGTPKTGSIPFFLSYFWQIQERKTWPAFYTTSVQAMTDLNIWQPTDDISSDYVAFKQIHDELAVLFTTTSGTTFDLYRVEHVFWYKGNLEKTVNQQPVKPVVIDNGNVHIVPINSVDKLPDSYLPPIISILPAMARHEPSLVEAATRSGTSLPRAFEKNINAAFTLLGYETKLLGQGNGRVPDGIALAEDFNYAILWDAKIRGNGYSIGTDDRQIREYVTSQSREMKRKRSFKNIYYVIISSTFAEDHDDLVRSIKMETDVNEVIFLEAEALVEMVDAKLRSPLQITIGPDALQRLFSSSGVLKSRSVQEMLG; from the coding sequence ATGCCAATTCTTGATGATAAGCAACGCCAACGGGCAGTCGAAGTAATGCAAGAATACCTACAAGCACCTGCAGTTGCGGGAGGGAAAACACCCCTTGAGGACGACGCAGAGCTTGACGTAAAGCGTGTTGAGGTAATTCAAACACTTTTGCAACCGCTATTATCGAGTTTTCTTAATGGCCAAATACCCGTCCAGGATTTCAAGTCCAGTATTGATAGCATCAACAAAAAAAATGAACTCTGGGGATTCAAAGGTATAAAAGGCCAGATGTTCTTCAACATGGTTGTGAATGTCGCTGATGATATTGAAGAATGCAAGCAGGAGCTGATTAGCGCTTTGTCTGTCCCGGATAGCGAAGTTCTCGCTTCAAGCCGGATTAAAACTTTTACCAGTTATATTAAGCGTATAGGTGAAGGCTGGGTTAACTCGGGCAATACAAAATACGGCACTCCTAAAACTGGAAGTATTCCATTCTTTCTTTCATATTTTTGGCAAATTCAGGAACGAAAAACGTGGCCAGCATTTTACACCACAAGCGTCCAGGCAATGACAGACCTTAATATATGGCAGCCTACGGATGACATTTCTTCAGATTATGTAGCTTTCAAGCAAATTCATGATGAACTTGCTGTTCTGTTCACTACTACCAGCGGGACGACTTTTGATCTTTATCGTGTTGAACACGTTTTCTGGTACAAGGGAAATCTTGAAAAAACAGTTAATCAACAGCCTGTTAAGCCAGTTGTGATTGATAATGGGAATGTACACATTGTACCTATAAACAGTGTCGACAAATTACCTGACAGCTATCTACCGCCTATTATTTCAATTCTTCCCGCCATGGCCAGACATGAGCCATCTTTGGTAGAAGCGGCCACTCGTTCAGGGACCTCACTTCCAAGGGCATTCGAAAAAAATATTAACGCAGCTTTTACACTTCTTGGCTATGAGACTAAACTTCTTGGTCAAGGAAACGGAAGAGTACCTGATGGGATCGCACTTGCTGAGGATTTTAATTACGCAATTCTCTGGGATGCCAAAATCAGGGGCAATGGATATAGCATTGGGACGGATGATCGTCAAATCAGGGAATACGTCACTTCGCAAAGCAGGGAAATGAAACGGAAAAGATCATTCAAAAACATATACTACGTGATTATATCAAGCACATTTGCTGAAGATCACGACGATCTTGTTAGGTCGATAAAAATGGAAACAGACGTGAACGAGGTAATTTTTCTTGAAGCAGAAGCACTTGTAGAAATGGTTGATGCAAAGCTGAGGTCTCCTCTACAAATCACAATTGGTCCAGATGCCTTACAAAGACTGTTTAGCAGTAGTGGCGTACTGAAATCAAGGAGTGTTCAAGAAATGCTCGGTTAG
- a CDS encoding type II toxin-antitoxin system HipA family toxin yields the protein MTPQSLAVWNNGSKVGILGQNDNYFFNYLPDTPVEHLVSLTMPYRLQSWVSDRELHPIFQMNLPEGALREAIRNAFAKVVVVDDIALLRITGGNQIGRNRFSLPDSEIPMINEKPESLDEILTYPDAVELFNELMARHAEHSGISGVQPKVIVEATERTTVAASSYIVKSWGNEYPQLAANEYFCMTAAKLAGLSVPDFSLSENGGLFVMKRFDTTVDGENLGFEDFCSLQALGTDKKYDSTYERVARTIKDFVSPEHLSSAREQFFATLVLSAMVRNGDAHLKNFGVLYRHPQGPVSLAPVYDIVTTTAYLQKDVPALHLAGTKKWWSRKILERFALQALSLPAKLSAQIIDRVAEAVIEASKRIPPYIRENPDFEEIGSRMLPIWQDGVDAFAASERRG from the coding sequence ATGACCCCACAATCACTCGCTGTCTGGAATAATGGCAGCAAGGTCGGCATTCTCGGCCAAAACGACAACTACTTTTTCAACTACCTCCCCGACACACCGGTGGAGCATCTTGTTTCGTTGACAATGCCCTATCGTCTGCAGAGCTGGGTTTCAGACAGGGAGTTGCATCCGATATTTCAGATGAATCTTCCAGAGGGAGCGTTGCGCGAGGCTATCAGGAACGCATTCGCCAAGGTGGTGGTGGTTGACGATATCGCTCTACTGCGAATCACGGGTGGAAACCAGATTGGTAGAAACCGATTCTCGCTCCCCGATTCGGAAATTCCGATGATAAACGAGAAGCCGGAGTCACTGGATGAAATCCTTACCTACCCAGATGCAGTGGAGCTTTTCAACGAGTTGATGGCCAGACATGCCGAACACTCCGGTATCTCAGGCGTCCAGCCCAAAGTGATAGTTGAGGCCACCGAGCGAACAACGGTCGCGGCCTCTTCCTATATCGTCAAATCATGGGGGAATGAGTATCCGCAGCTGGCGGCCAATGAATATTTTTGTATGACCGCTGCAAAACTGGCAGGGCTGTCTGTGCCCGATTTCTCGCTATCAGAAAACGGCGGATTGTTCGTCATGAAGCGTTTCGATACGACAGTGGACGGGGAGAATCTTGGATTTGAGGATTTCTGCTCTCTGCAGGCGTTGGGGACAGACAAGAAATATGACAGCACCTATGAAAGGGTGGCAAGAACCATCAAGGACTTTGTTTCACCGGAACATCTTTCGTCAGCCCGTGAACAGTTCTTCGCCACGCTCGTTCTGTCGGCAATGGTCCGAAATGGCGACGCTCATCTGAAAAACTTCGGCGTCCTCTACCGACATCCACAAGGCCCGGTGTCACTTGCGCCCGTATATGACATAGTCACGACCACAGCGTATCTGCAAAAAGACGTTCCCGCCCTTCACTTGGCGGGCACAAAAAAATGGTGGTCGCGCAAAATCCTGGAGAGATTTGCCTTGCAGGCCCTTTCCCTCCCCGCAAAGCTGTCCGCACAAATAATCGACAGAGTTGCCGAGGCGGTAATAGAAGCCTCTAAACGGATCCCTCCCTATATCCGAGAAAATCCGGACTTTGAGGAAATCGGCAGCCGGATGCTGCCAATCTGGCAAGATGGCGTAGACGCGTTCGCGGCGTCGGAGCGTCGTGGGTAA
- a CDS encoding helix-turn-helix transcriptional regulator: MYNLGTKIRQARKEKKLTQAQLAEMAGITRKTLSQIETGIVPDIGIRKVERTLEILGLELTVRPAGAPPTLEELQKENVSR, translated from the coding sequence ATGTACAACTTGGGAACCAAGATCCGCCAGGCAAGGAAAGAAAAGAAATTGACGCAAGCGCAACTTGCGGAGATGGCAGGCATCACCAGAAAGACGCTATCCCAGATCGAGACCGGAATCGTGCCGGATATCGGAATTCGTAAGGTGGAGCGTACGCTGGAAATTCTTGGCCTGGAATTGACAGTACGCCCGGCTGGTGCCCCGCCGACACTTGAGGAATTGCAGAAGGAGAACGTCTCGCGATGA
- a CDS encoding DEAD/DEAH box helicase, with protein sequence MVDFDKLRTKTKKAKAIEPFEIFRRLPKPPGINDLYTSQAEVLHTWYERRNERDVVLKLHTGGGKTLVGLLMAQSTLNETGEPVLYLAPTVQLVNQTLEKAKAHGIPAVAYQTGQPLNDDFINANAIMVATYKALFNGRSKFGLRGGGQPQKVSAIILDDAHVAFSVVRESFTLEVKSKVERERYENLAGLFRRVFRDTDRLGTFDDIVAGSEHGVLEVPYWAWHEQLDAVREQLKSDSDKYALVWPLLRDQLHLCHALISRNAFTISSILPLVNAIPTFSEAPRRIYMSATIADDSEIIRTFDADTTSVKNALTSRSLAGVSERMVLIPDLMPFKFDLRDSIGRLVVWASKQNLGSVILVPSDKAAAQWSEIATVAKGSRDVEALVEALQERKTSGPAVFANRYDGIDLPGDSCRLLVMNGLPSGTSDYELFRASALYGGATITRMLAQRIEQGIGRGARGSGDHCVVLLAGSDLAAWVAKDANFQFLTSATRAQLEMGAEISKEVQSLKDLAQTIGRSFNRDKPWIEYHAETLAELVDEDTPDAQHFDQAAAERKAINLWQDGYHEQSIAKIEKLIADEKVRDPQMRGWMEQLAARIADKWGHGDRAEDLQRQAYANNRNLLRPKVRPPYRPLPIPGAQEQSIARQIGGYRLRRGFLQSFEDTVANLHHAATSNQFEQALAELAIMIGLSADRYDLNGEGPDVLWLLPSRVGVVIEAKSRKKEKNALTKEEHGQLLVAAEWFANNYPKYACVRVSVHPRNRATKAAVAGASHALTYEKLAALVSDARALLTTLCESQLSIDELVAECSRLLVRSPLNADRLVDSYFVPFEEKE encoded by the coding sequence ATGGTCGATTTTGACAAACTAAGAACCAAGACAAAGAAGGCAAAGGCAATCGAACCATTCGAAATATTTCGCCGTTTGCCCAAGCCGCCTGGAATTAACGATCTTTATACAAGCCAGGCGGAGGTGCTCCATACATGGTACGAGCGTCGGAATGAGCGCGATGTTGTGCTGAAGCTGCACACGGGCGGGGGGAAGACTTTGGTTGGCCTGCTTATGGCGCAGTCGACGCTGAATGAGACCGGCGAACCGGTTTTATACCTTGCTCCTACCGTGCAGCTTGTAAACCAGACGCTTGAGAAGGCTAAGGCACATGGCATTCCAGCAGTAGCCTACCAGACCGGCCAGCCGTTGAACGATGATTTTATCAACGCCAATGCCATTATGGTTGCCACATACAAGGCTCTATTTAACGGCCGGAGCAAGTTCGGCCTCCGAGGGGGTGGTCAACCTCAAAAAGTTTCAGCCATCATTCTTGACGATGCACATGTGGCGTTTTCGGTTGTGCGCGAGTCTTTCACCCTGGAGGTGAAATCAAAAGTGGAGCGCGAGCGGTATGAAAACTTAGCGGGGCTTTTCCGCAGGGTGTTCCGGGACACAGACAGACTGGGAACGTTCGACGACATTGTCGCCGGCTCTGAACATGGGGTATTGGAGGTTCCTTATTGGGCTTGGCATGAACAACTCGATGCTGTCCGTGAGCAATTAAAGTCAGATTCGGACAAGTATGCACTCGTATGGCCGCTGCTACGAGACCAACTGCACCTTTGCCATGCTCTCATCAGTCGGAACGCCTTCACTATTTCTTCAATTCTCCCTCTCGTGAATGCTATTCCCACCTTTTCAGAGGCTCCGCGCCGCATCTATATGTCGGCAACTATAGCGGACGATAGCGAGATTATTCGCACTTTCGATGCTGATACGACATCAGTTAAGAATGCGCTGACGTCCAGATCTTTGGCTGGCGTGAGTGAAAGAATGGTCCTTATTCCTGACTTGATGCCCTTTAAGTTTGATTTACGAGACAGCATCGGAAGACTCGTTGTCTGGGCATCAAAGCAGAACCTGGGATCCGTAATTTTAGTCCCATCGGACAAAGCCGCCGCACAATGGTCGGAAATAGCCACCGTTGCAAAAGGCTCTCGAGATGTTGAGGCGCTGGTTGAAGCATTACAGGAAAGAAAGACGTCCGGACCGGCTGTCTTTGCGAACCGGTATGATGGGATCGATCTGCCTGGCGATTCGTGTCGATTATTGGTCATGAACGGTCTGCCCTCAGGCACTTCGGATTATGAGCTCTTCAGAGCAAGTGCATTGTACGGTGGGGCCACCATTACTCGGATGCTCGCACAACGTATTGAACAGGGAATTGGCAGGGGCGCGCGCGGGTCAGGTGATCATTGTGTCGTCCTGCTTGCCGGCTCGGACCTCGCAGCCTGGGTTGCCAAAGATGCTAACTTTCAATTTTTGACCAGCGCTACGAGGGCTCAGCTTGAAATGGGCGCTGAAATCAGTAAAGAGGTGCAAAGCCTGAAGGATTTGGCGCAGACGATTGGAAGAAGTTTTAATCGCGATAAACCCTGGATTGAATATCATGCCGAGACGCTCGCTGAACTGGTTGATGAGGACACTCCAGACGCGCAACATTTTGATCAAGCTGCAGCGGAAAGAAAGGCTATTAATCTTTGGCAAGATGGCTACCACGAGCAGTCAATTGCAAAGATCGAGAAACTCATTGCTGATGAGAAGGTACGCGACCCGCAGATGAGGGGCTGGATGGAACAGCTGGCAGCAAGAATTGCGGACAAGTGGGGGCACGGTGACCGCGCCGAAGATTTACAGCGTCAAGCTTATGCAAACAACCGTAATCTCCTGCGTCCAAAGGTGCGCCCCCCGTACCGTCCGTTGCCGATCCCGGGTGCGCAGGAACAATCCATAGCACGGCAGATTGGGGGCTATCGGCTCAGACGAGGTTTCCTGCAGTCATTTGAAGACACTGTCGCGAATCTTCACCATGCCGCAACGTCAAATCAGTTCGAGCAGGCTCTTGCTGAACTGGCGATTATGATAGGTTTGTCTGCGGACAGGTACGATTTAAATGGCGAGGGTCCTGACGTGCTCTGGCTCTTGCCGTCGCGGGTAGGGGTCGTGATTGAAGCCAAGAGCAGGAAAAAAGAAAAAAACGCTCTCACGAAGGAGGAACACGGACAACTCCTTGTCGCAGCAGAATGGTTTGCGAACAATTATCCAAAATACGCCTGTGTACGCGTGAGTGTTCATCCCAGAAACCGGGCAACAAAAGCAGCAGTAGCCGGAGCGTCTCACGCACTCACGTATGAGAAATTGGCGGCCTTGGTATCCGACGCACGCGCTCTTCTTACGACTCTTTGCGAGTCACAGCTCTCTATTGACGAACTAGTGGCAGAATGCAGCCGCCTTCTCGTACGGTCGCCTCTCAATGCTGACCGTCTCGTGGATAGCTACTTCGTGCCCTTCGAAGAAAAGGAATAA
- a CDS encoding restriction endonuclease subunit S → MIRDVKTTWVSADSLARLECWGVDAHVHVHLTGSHGKLFALGDLSVRLLEGIRTSPSKGEEFFTYRPSHIADMALAVDGERSEPIRPTDQNKAVGPGDVVVSKFLPLRAAWVTQETPRHPVDSNCIRIVGLDVAHGFWITAVLNHPTVREAWAHHARGATIPRIGLKDLKGFQVPELPNEGGRFAELWLGLESERVKAWNKLNALLDRAEELVSEIKALLGGEQKYCFQPAPFLSESWLPTHVAMRHIQDEMSRLYWLQLRDVGIAEKNRLRDKGPASGRLLRLSDAEGILAFRLPKDELFREAGFRVYERPLQPEEVLVSLMGTSPKVVFNHPPRKETILVSDRWARLHSMKHPGAVALMLMTSAVQWQLRNASSGVAQQFVTSEDLESIRLPRINDIEAERMHRHLCTAMDELSAVRAKQQELLAEVETMITRSMGRLR, encoded by the coding sequence ATGATTCGAGATGTCAAAACAACATGGGTTTCTGCCGACTCTCTGGCACGTTTGGAGTGCTGGGGGGTGGATGCTCATGTTCATGTCCACTTAACAGGATCCCATGGGAAGCTGTTTGCGCTTGGTGATCTGAGTGTGCGATTGCTGGAAGGTATAAGAACGTCTCCTTCCAAGGGAGAGGAATTCTTCACGTATCGTCCCTCTCACATTGCCGATATGGCATTGGCTGTTGATGGTGAGCGTAGCGAGCCGATAAGACCGACAGATCAAAACAAGGCAGTAGGTCCCGGAGATGTAGTGGTCAGCAAATTTCTACCGCTTCGCGCTGCGTGGGTAACGCAGGAGACGCCCCGACATCCGGTGGATTCTAACTGCATCCGTATTGTTGGACTTGATGTAGCCCACGGATTCTGGATAACTGCAGTACTGAATCATCCGACGGTGCGTGAGGCCTGGGCTCATCACGCCAGGGGAGCGACCATCCCACGAATAGGCTTGAAGGATCTGAAAGGTTTTCAGGTTCCGGAACTGCCGAATGAAGGGGGGCGCTTTGCCGAATTGTGGCTTGGACTGGAAAGTGAACGGGTAAAAGCCTGGAATAAGCTGAATGCCCTGCTCGACAGAGCGGAAGAGCTTGTCTCCGAAATCAAGGCCCTGTTGGGTGGCGAACAAAAATATTGCTTCCAGCCCGCACCGTTTCTTTCCGAAAGCTGGCTGCCGACACATGTAGCAATGCGGCACATCCAGGACGAAATGAGCCGACTGTACTGGCTGCAACTTCGTGATGTTGGGATAGCTGAAAAAAACAGGCTGCGTGACAAAGGTCCGGCCTCCGGCAGGCTCCTCAGGCTTTCGGATGCCGAAGGGATTCTAGCGTTCCGTCTTCCGAAGGATGAATTATTCAGAGAGGCCGGTTTCCGAGTGTATGAACGGCCCCTGCAGCCCGAGGAAGTCTTGGTATCGCTGATGGGAACCTCCCCAAAGGTGGTGTTCAACCATCCACCTCGGAAAGAGACAATACTGGTGTCAGATCGCTGGGCACGGCTGCACTCCATGAAGCACCCTGGAGCAGTGGCCCTCATGCTCATGACCTCGGCGGTCCAGTGGCAACTCAGAAATGCGTCCTCCGGCGTTGCCCAGCAATTTGTCACAAGCGAGGATCTGGAATCGATCCGACTGCCGCGCATAAATGATATAGAGGCCGAGCGGATGCACCGGCATCTTTGTACGGCCATGGATGAGCTTTCCGCAGTTCGGGCAAAGCAGCAGGAATTGCTTGCGGAGGTGGAGACGATGATAACCCGCAGCATGGGGAGGTTGAGATGA
- a CDS encoding HsdM family class I SAM-dependent methyltransferase gives MTELETRLTELKKSAKERGYTHVEDFSTHLGDSVCAAVCWGEEKGAPTARLLLAAVKAELLADTAADNVLSLAWDAPSEGAGEPVAALVDDGSGQRVFDLDPSSPHEIDQLPKASEIGDLQRLEREPTFRWSLRVYEKLQRDFDNFHEQVYSTVRDTVDGKNDIIDEAAKFLFLELFRLRHKDEEKKFTHGGEKLTLDEVYHPQCFEVTDKKAAETAVEKVRSAFEAFKGHKDYQTTDDLGEKYPIFNERDYLKLSVPRNYATLIRLLQDLPILKDNQGRNYPDPNEERKGTLKDVAGDVLGRAFDVFLRHKFQKEGVGIYLTPSPVKRAMVDIALHDIETYDYGILTSRTADGKPSFRVGDPAGGSAGFLVALLPQLRRLLEQMNLTDEERDNLWKDMLEHSFVAADSSPRMVRLARLNMALQGAPRSLVFNTTDSLTTPHLLPNSFDLILTNPPFGAPKTENKEAEEAEKARLALFRTDIDFDSLKGKGGLLRPSPTGLAMGASPTGKGVWQDKVKGVDLSVLFLDRCLQLLKPGGRLLMVVPDSILCNANTRYLREYLMGKKDEETGQFHGGKAVVKAVISLPADTFKLSGTAAKTSILYVQKRKVDPKDPSRFVDEPQTDVFMAVADTLGYTVKNNTEVFDVPNDLVPIVGAYVRGE, from the coding sequence ATGACTGAACTGGAAACACGTCTCACAGAATTGAAGAAATCCGCCAAAGAGCGCGGCTACACCCATGTTGAAGACTTTTCCACCCACCTTGGCGATTCGGTTTGCGCCGCAGTCTGCTGGGGTGAAGAGAAGGGCGCCCCCACAGCACGGCTGCTGCTGGCTGCGGTGAAGGCCGAACTCCTTGCCGACACCGCCGCTGACAATGTGTTGTCACTGGCCTGGGATGCCCCCAGCGAAGGCGCCGGTGAGCCGGTTGCGGCCCTGGTGGATGATGGCAGCGGCCAGAGAGTGTTCGACCTGGATCCGTCGTCGCCTCATGAGATCGACCAGCTCCCCAAGGCAAGCGAAATTGGAGATCTTCAGCGGCTTGAGCGTGAACCCACCTTCCGCTGGTCCCTCCGGGTCTACGAAAAGCTCCAGCGAGATTTCGACAACTTCCACGAGCAGGTTTATTCCACGGTCCGCGACACAGTGGATGGCAAAAACGACATTATTGACGAAGCCGCCAAATTTCTTTTCCTCGAGCTCTTCAGGTTGCGCCATAAGGATGAAGAAAAAAAATTCACCCATGGTGGCGAAAAACTGACGCTTGATGAGGTCTATCATCCTCAGTGTTTCGAAGTTACCGATAAGAAGGCTGCCGAAACTGCGGTCGAAAAAGTCCGTTCTGCTTTTGAGGCGTTCAAGGGGCATAAGGACTACCAGACTACCGATGATCTGGGTGAAAAGTACCCGATTTTCAATGAACGAGACTACCTGAAACTTTCAGTACCGCGAAACTATGCTACCCTCATCCGACTGTTGCAGGATTTGCCGATCCTCAAGGATAACCAGGGCCGTAATTATCCCGATCCGAACGAAGAAAGAAAGGGAACCCTCAAAGACGTCGCCGGAGATGTACTCGGCCGGGCGTTCGATGTTTTCCTGCGGCACAAGTTTCAGAAGGAAGGGGTCGGCATCTACCTTACCCCGTCGCCGGTCAAGCGGGCCATGGTCGATATTGCCCTGCACGACATCGAGACCTATGACTATGGGATTCTTACCTCCCGCACCGCTGACGGCAAGCCGAGCTTCCGGGTTGGCGATCCTGCCGGGGGATCGGCGGGATTTCTCGTCGCACTTCTCCCCCAGCTTCGTCGCCTGCTGGAACAGATGAACCTCACCGATGAGGAGCGCGACAACTTGTGGAAGGATATGCTGGAGCACTCCTTTGTCGCTGCCGACAGCTCGCCACGGATGGTGCGCCTTGCCCGCCTGAACATGGCCCTTCAGGGAGCACCGCGGTCGCTGGTGTTCAACACCACCGACAGCTTGACTACGCCGCACCTGCTACCGAACTCCTTTGACCTGATCCTCACAAATCCTCCGTTTGGCGCTCCCAAGACGGAGAACAAGGAGGCCGAGGAGGCGGAAAAGGCCCGTTTGGCTCTGTTCCGGACGGACATTGATTTTGATTCCCTCAAAGGGAAAGGGGGCCTACTGAGGCCATCCCCCACCGGTCTGGCCATGGGCGCCAGCCCCACCGGTAAAGGAGTCTGGCAGGATAAGGTGAAAGGGGTAGACCTCTCGGTGCTCTTCCTTGATCGATGCCTCCAGCTCCTCAAGCCGGGGGGACGACTCCTGATGGTCGTCCCTGATTCGATCCTCTGCAATGCCAACACCCGCTATCTGCGGGAGTATCTGATGGGGAAGAAAGACGAGGAAACCGGCCAGTTTCACGGCGGCAAGGCCGTTGTCAAGGCAGTGATCAGCCTGCCTGCCGACACCTTCAAGCTTTCCGGCACGGCGGCCAAGACCAGTATTCTCTATGTGCAGAAGCGCAAGGTAGATCCAAAAGACCCCAGCCGCTTCGTCGATGAGCCACAGACGGATGTTTTTATGGCCGTAGCCGATACCTTGGGCTATACGGTGAAAAACAACACCGAGGTCTTTGATGTGCCGAATGACTTGGTGCCTATCGTAGGGGCGTACGTGAGGGGGGAATAA